ACAGATTGCAGAGGAAGATGTACATGGGTTCATGTATGGAatcagaacgatgccaccttgaaACGAAAccgaaaaaaatattgaaaccgaaaaaatcgcttacaatttttatttttcagtttcaatccattttttttcggtttcaatccatttttcggTTTCactccattttttttcagtttcaatccattttttttcagcttcaatCCATTTTTCGGATTCAATCTAGTTTtcggtttcaatccatttttcgatttcaatccatttttcagtttcaatctgCTGGCACTGTTTTGGCGTCCGGAGGCGCGCTTGAGGGGGCGGGGATTCCGACCCGCATGAATTTGCATACATTATAGAGTCCGTTGCTCGTGCTGACCAAGCtgccatttttctctttttgcctCTTTCAATGGCTGCATCAAGTTCAGGTGGACCCTCTAAACCGCAGGTAAGTAATCATTTTCCGTCGTCTTTCTTTGCTATTTCACTCGACTGGACAtaggtttagtttttattagctAAATCTGGTGAAGTTGTGGTAAAATGCCAACATTAGCCTAGTCGTTGTAGCAAGCTAGCTGGCAGCTAAAATTTGCTAAATTCAGTGATGCCACTGTCTCTTTTGTGAATAAACAAACACTTTAACTTTGTAATGGATTCTGCAGTACAGGGATTTGAGGTTCAAACTGCAAAAGTATCTACAAGGAGGCCAGAGCCTTACTCCTGATGGCCAGTGGTGATGATAACATATTAAGCAATGGCAGATTCCAGGCACATAACGGTAAGACAAGTGTAGGTTTGGAAGTAACGTCTTTATGGCAGTGTTGCCATAAAGggtcacctttttttttatacaccTTTGCTTGCCATactctttaaaacaaaatagttGCCATTTTTAACTAAATTAATTTCAAATATGAATATTCTGCTCCAATCTGGACAAAaagttttcacatattttgcattttttagtatttttaaatcaccaatgtattttaaaatacatttgtatttgtatacATTTGTCACCAACATGTAGCCACACATCTGAAAGCATATTGATTTGCTCTCCTGATATTTAGACTGTAGTACTGatattttaacatttcataAGAAATACATTCATAAGAAATGTATTTCTTATGAAATGGATGTACTTGTTTATGGAAAcgatttaatttgtttatcttCCTGTTGTGTTCATGTATGTATGCATAgattattttgtcattagtgCACAATTAGCAAATGTATCAATTTCTGTTCCAGGTACCATTAATAAGGAGGCAGTTCTATGAAAGATTGCTAACAAAGCTTCATGGAGCTCTACAACGCAGACCTGTAGATATGGACTATTTGCATTATGTCATCACTCATGAATTGAGACTTATACAGTCATTTGGTAATATTTTAGCAGTACCACAAGATATTCTTAATGCCTTATCCAATCTTTTGAGACTGATAAATTTTCAAGACGGAGAGAGACACCCACATTCTTCTCTTGTTGATGTTGTATACACAGCGAGAGGACAACGTAAACTTAGTATATCAGAAGAATCTTTGAAAAGCCTCATCAACATGAAATTTTCCATTCCCAGTATAGCTCGGCTTCTGGGTGTCAGCAAAAGGACATTATTTCGTCGGATGCAAGAGTATGGACTTTCAGTGCATGCATCATACAGCAGTGTCACAGATGATGAGCTGGACAGCCTTGTTAGGTCAGTTAAAATGAGACTGCCACACATCAGCTATCGAATGATGATGGGGGAACTGCAGGCCATGGGATACCGTGTCAGATGGGAGCAAGTGTCTGCATCGATGCATAGGGTAGATGCTGCAGGAATCCTAGAAAGGATGGCATCTGTCGGCTGTGTTGCAAGAAGAGTGTACTCTGTAAAAGGTCCCCTCTCATTGGTTCATGTAGATACAAACCACAAACTCATCAGGTTTGTGTACAGTTCGTGTTTGTATGTTCAGTACTCTGGATACCCTGTAACTATTTTGATTTCTGATTTGAGCATAAGGCATTTTACATTAACAGTTAGAGGATCCATGTAAATTTCTATTTCTACAAAGTAAAAAAAGTTCCTGTTTAGtaagcaaagaaacaaacaagttGATAAATTCAGACTTGTGGACAAATGTTATActtgggcgtgtgtgtgtgtttaatatttcgcttttcttcttttttttttagatatggCATAGTTATATTTGCTGGGATTGATGGCTATTCGCGAAAGGTAAACAATCTTCCCTTGCAATCACAATTTTTTCCTCAAAATTAACTACCCTATAGAGAGAAAGTGGCATATTCTTCTTCTACTCCTTTGACAAAAAATTTACGTTCATTAGTGTTGAGTtgtctttattttactttaagaaGTATATAACTGTCAGGTGTTTATTAGTTTGTTAGatattgtgtttgtttcttcaaaacaaaatcatttatTCATAAATTATGTTCCAGATAATGTACCTTGGTGCAGGAAATAATAACAAGGCATCAACTGCATTAGGCTTCTTTATGAGCTCTGTTGAACAGTTTGGCTTTCCTTTAAGGTAATGTAAAACCTTGATACATTTCATATTATTAGTCAACTTTCTGAAAACTTGTTTGTATTCTATTTCATCATGCAGAGTTAGAGGAGACCAGGGTGTCGAAAATGTTGGCATTGCTCATTGCATGTTTACTGTTCGTGGTTGCGGCAGAGCAAGCTACATTTCAGGAAAAAGTGTTCACAATCAAAGGTAAGTTATATACAGGGcttagcatatatatatatataaatacatggGTCTTTTATCATTAGTAAATCAAAAACAGGTACAAGCCTGGATTTGTAAACTAATGTGttcttttgatattttttatgttgtagAGTTGAGCGCTTGTGGCGTGATGTCTGGATGGCTGTAACCAGTGTTTATTATGAGCTACTTCACAACCTTGAGGAAGACTGCCTGCTTGACCCCTCCAACAGCCTCCACCTGTTCTGTGCTCAGTACATCTTTGTGGAACGTCTGCAGAAGGACCTTGACACTTTCAAGAACGGGTGGGATAATCATGCCCTGCGAACAGAACAAAGTCTTACACCTAATCAACTTTGGACTATAGGACTTCTTCAAAATCCTGTGGCTGCACCAGAAAACACTGAGGTACGACTATAAAATGTGCTATTACAGATGTTTTATATCGCTTGGGTTTTTGTACCTTGAAATTCATCACATGCATATATTTAAATGTGCACCTGtcttgtttttaaagacataccTTTGTAATAGCTGCATACTATAGTTATACTGTTCATAACAAAAACAAGTCTATTTTCAGGACATTCAAGAACATTTCTCTTTGGACCTTGACTGTTCGAGACCAGAAAGTGGTGGTGGAGTAGTTCTTCCACCAATACAGTGTCCTTTGGGGCCTGAGGCGATGGCAGGACTGAGGGCAGCCATTCATCCTCTTAGTCCCTCCTTTGACAACGGAAGAGACCTTTATGAGAGAGTGCTGAACTACATCAGAGTTCATTCAGTAACACAACAGAACCCACTCAGTTAGCCTTTCTCATAGGATTTAACCACATTATTTGTATTGTAATGACAGAATAGCAAATCAATCAATCTTAAGATGTATTGTCAGATAATTAGATGAATGTATCCTTTTTAATTGCATCAAATACTGTTTTTACCTTTTATAACTTAATGTTTAAAGTAGCCACATTCAGTTAAGCATCTCACGTCTGATGTTTTTGTAACTGGGTTgattaaatttgtttaacatgtcATGTTAATAAATActataaacaattaaatgatatccttttaatgactgaaaaaaacaattCATCAAGTGTAAGAATATTTCTTTTCAGCAAAACAGTTGGAATATCACTTTACACTTCACAGTGGAAAACTTTTCAGTAACAAAATAATACTACATGCTTCATatacagaaaatatatttaaacaaaatTCATTTAAACTTCTTCAGACTTACAGAATTTGATAACATAGTTTTTAACATTATaagaacaaaaaatgaaacaacGTGGAAAAATAATCTTGAACTGTAAatattctttccttttttaatctGTGTTCCAAGAACTGAAATAGGTTTAAAGGCTAAGACAAATAGTAGAAATACAGTGCAATACTGCATAACTTGTGATGGTATGCTATTCAAGTGCTAACTACACACGGCTGAAATCTCTTCCCATTGTGACAGCTGTTGTCATAACTTCTGTGAACTCTGTGTATGAGTTCATGTGTGCCACAGGAAAGAAGATTGTGTTTGTGCAGGCACTTACAAGTGGGTAACATATGTAGTGTTCAGGCATCATATCTTTGCATTGATGCTCAAATcttacatgtattttaaaatttgcCCTTTCTGAAGGAAGGCATGGTTTGTGTCTTTGTCCAGTTAACCACTGCATAATCGCTGGGACAGACATTCTCGGTGGTTGGTGTTTGGAATTCCAGTGTTCTTCCTGGTCCTGGTCCTGGTGGTCTTGGATCCCATACTCACAGCTCTTTTTGTCTTTATCCTGATCTGAAGAAGCAGATTCGACTTACTTTAAATCTTTAACTATCATAccaaaatatttattaatatgcaaaACCAATTTTGTCATTTAGACATGTGGTAGATTGtataaaacatataaacaaaTCTTTACAGAGATTTCAGTTCCTTTAGACTGTTATCGTTTGTGATGACAATTTTGCAGAGTACAGTAGGTTTGAAAGAAATGCTACAACACTGTATTTGTAACAGCTGTTGTGTTAATGTTTTGATGATAATACCAGTAACTGGCCGATGGCACAAACCTGAGCTTTCAAGATTCTCCAGGAAGTCTTGGAAGAAGTTGATGATGGCATTTTCTTTGGCATGCCTTGGACTTCCCCTCTCACTCAGCTCAGGCTCAAGGATGCTCATTATGTAATCAGCATCCGGCTAAAgagatttgggggggggggggtgtcacgtgttgtgatttcaaataaacaataagaaattgtttatttattaagaaaTTGTTTAATAGTCATTAATCTGAGCAACCTAAATAAAggctgaaacaaaaaaagtcctTACAGGGCTATTACTACATCACATGTATTTTTAGAATCTGTTGTAAAAACTAAaccactgaaataaataaataaagacatatTTACCGCTGTATCATCATTCTCATCTCTGGGAACAAACAGGTTTGAACAGAGACTTTCGTGCCTTCCAATCACCTCCAGAAGGTTGTAGATCTTCATGCCATTTCTAATTTGCTGTAGCATTGGAGTCAGACGCACCGTAGCATGCACAACAATTGATCTATTtagaaaagcaaacacagtcattagtGAAACTGATGGGGTATGGTGGTCGAAACCAGGGTTTGAACttagaaaatattaatttcaaatGTTTCTGGTTGGTATATTGTCTATTAAATTATACTACCTTATTATACTGTCCCGTTTGTCCAGCTTCACAAGTCCTGTGTAACCACAGCTCACAATGTCTTCAGTGAGGTCTGTCAGGTTGTCTGCCACTTCCACctgaaaacatacagaaacaaaacagtaaatgatTTCAAGTTTTTGAAATTATGAAACTatacacagtgttgggaaggttacttttaaaatgtattccactacagattacaggccccaaactgtattttttaatgtattctgttacgttactGAATGGCAGTAATATATTCTGAATagtttggattacttaatatattatcatgctgtttacaactacataaatatgatttattactattactgaaggtccgcggctctgaaccattgtaaagggacctctggctaatatgtcAGGTttgtgtcgggctcgtagccaaaaactagctttactttgttgtctgggttaactttgctagtgagagacagagagaggcgttgaaaggctgctccaacggaacttactGTTTcggaagaaaacacaaaaacagtgtACAGtcaagtcttaatagcttactttcaactgggctcgtcaggcactctttttggctgctgtggttattattatatttacatgcttccagctcctgtttctgctcgatgacagttcgtacttttccactcgccTTTTTCTCCGTCCTcactctcacagacacataacgaatatggcagtccattctccctacagcacagactacactgcccatgaggctacattctttagagctatgcctgtaacactctgcctattagcttagcacaacaacaacaacaacaacaaaaaggcgctctctcacccaggaaacacacagtcgcagagagagcgcgtcaccctgtaactatggcaaccgtaacgctgccgctgTGTAATTCAtatatttcaacaaagtaactgtattctaaataccacctttttaaacggtaactgtaacggaatacagttactcatattttgtattttaaatacgtaacgctgGTACATGTCTTACGTTACTCCGCAACactgtatacacacacaaacaatcagCATTTTTTCACTAGTCTGTACAAACACAGCTCACCTTTTCAATTAGAGACCTATATTCAGTGTCATCCACATCATCTTTGGTCAGCTGAAGCGCATCGAAGTTTCCTGTTGCAAGAAACTGATAACACCAGCTTCTAaggaagcatggtggtggaccTCCCTGTGCAAGGCTCACTGAAAACACTTCTCCTGCAGTTCTGCAAGATacaaagaaatatttaacaTGCTTCATATGCTACATAATGCTGGGAAAtgtataaaaacagacaaacctgTAGAAACTATTTTCTAAATCACTGATAGAGTAGACAGGACTCTTTCCCTTCTTGCTACTGCCTTCAAACAGTCGAGTCTCAATACCATGCATCATTTCTACATAGATATacagaaagacaaaataatttaaagggTTAACCTTATACTGTATCTTAATTTGATTTGGCCATATTCAATATCTGAACTGTAAGTACAATGTACATAGCTATACCAGTCAAAAATTCTTTGCTTAATGCACCAGTATCAATTCCTGCTTCTCCGATAAAAGTCACGTGGAGTTTGTTGACAGGGGAACCCTTCTTCTGTCGTTGCCACTGAATGAAGCCTCTTTGAACAAGATCATTCCGAGTGATGCAAATCCTAAAGTCTTTGCTGGTATCCACCTGACTTGAAAGCCATTGTAGCACATCTGCTtcactgagaaaagaaaaattgaaaatGATTATCATTTCttaaaatgaaagcaaatgTATTATAAACAAAACCAGATAATATGAAAGGGCAAAGAATATAAATCATACCTGACTAAATCAGTCAAA
This is a stretch of genomic DNA from Pelmatolapia mariae isolate MD_Pm_ZW linkage group LG16_19, Pm_UMD_F_2, whole genome shotgun sequence. It encodes these proteins:
- the LOC134645786 gene encoding uncharacterized protein LOC134645786, yielding MNSPSFCREPLDMKQDMKECPICLCCFPVNEIAQHASLCGERPEDTSTHMTDVYVSTDSECSVPSNRTDPLTDLVSEADVLQWLSSQVDTSKDFRICITRNDLVQRGFIQWQRQKKGSPVNKLHVTFIGEAGIDTGALSKEFLTEMMHGIETRLFEGSSKKGKSPVYSISDLENSFYRTAGEVFSVSLAQGGPPPCFLRSWCYQFLATGNFDALQLTKDDVDDTEYRSLIEKVEVADNLTDLTEDIVSCGYTGLVKLDKRDSIIRSIVVHATVRLTPMLQQIRNGMKIYNLLEVIGRHESLCSNLFVPRDENDDTAPDADYIMSILEPELSERGSPRHAKENAIINFFQDFLENLESSGHDYPTRS